The nucleotide sequence GCCCATCCCACGTGCTGCGGATACGCTCTCATCCCCATCGCGCCGCCCAGCACCAGCAGCATGAACGTGACCGCCGAGCCCAGCAACACGACCGTCATGCGCACGACGGTGCGGCGTTCCGCCGGGGTGCGCGCCTGGTCCAGGTTCATGCGCAACGTCATGACCGAGGCGATGAATCCGCTGACCGAGGCCAACACCGCCGCCAACAGCGTCGTCTTTGCCACGCTTCCCACGCCCTTGGTCGCCGCCGCTGCCGCCGCCCCGATGCCCGCCGCTTTCGCCGGGGGGGCGAGAACCGGCAGCGACGCCAGCACTCCGATCGTGAACACCTTGCCGGGGGTGCTGCGCGAGAGAGCGCCCTCCACAAATGCCAGCGCCTGGTCTTTCAACATTTTGCGCCCCCGGGACAACCGTTGCTTCACGTTGTCCTCCGACAGATCAAGTTCGACCGCCACGTGCTCGATCGAACGGTGCTCGCGATAGTATAGCACGAGGGGCTCGCGGTAGCGGGCGGGCACGCGCTCGAGGGCATGCCACAGAATCGCTTGTTCCTCGGCGTGAATCGTGTGATCGGGCGCCGATGTTTCCGCCGAGGGGATCTGGTCCGCCAACTCCGGGTCCACCGCGTGATTGACCGGCTCTTGATGGGCGCGCCGCCGGGAACGTCCGACTTTGTGACGGAGGATGCCACACAACCACGACCGTAGTTTCTCGGGGTCGCGCAAGCCGCGCAGCTGTTGCCAGGCTTCAACAAACGCCTCCTGCGCAATGTCTTCGCTTTCGCTCAGGCTTCCCACCGCAGAGTAAGCCAGCGAGCACAGCAGCCGTTGGTAACGTTCCACGATGCGACCAAAGGCGGCCCGATCGCCTGCCAGGGTGGCAGCGACCAAGTCTGCGTCGCTCGTGGTTTCAGTCAGGATCATGGCGTCGGGCGTTCTCATCGTGGGCGACGGAGTAGTGCCCGCAAAGCCTCAACCGGTGACAAACTTTCGAAACTATTTTTCGCCCGCCTCTCTCACGTGATCCTTGGGTCGCGCCCGCTGGGACCGACCGGTCATCCCGCCGAGACCTCGCCGCCGACGCCGCGGGGCCAGGCCTGCGGTGATCGGGTCGGTCCTCGTAACGATAACCGCCCCGTGTCTGGATCGCTGTCCAATCGATCGATGTAAACCACCCGCCGATCGGACGGTTGAGTCGGATCCGCATGCGCGTGATAGACCATGAAGCGCTCCGACCGGTCCGGGGACCACACGATCGAATTATGGCCGGGGCCCGAAGCTCCCACCGCCGGATCACTGCTCACGATCGGATTGGCCGGGTCTTTGGTCCAGGGACCCAAGGGGTGCGGCGCGGTGGCTGCCCCGATGCCGTAGGAAGCATGCATGTAGTGATTTGCAGAATACGTCATGGCATAGTGCGAACCCACACGAATGACCGCGGCGCCTTCGTTGCAACGGTTCCAATCGCGAATCTCCGTTTCCCACGGTTGATCGGCCTCCATCAATCGAATCGGTTCGCCCACCGGAGTGAGTAAGTCTTCCGACAATCGCACGCCGTAAAGTATGCCGTAGTCGTAGCCGTCCCGCGAACCGTTGCGGCTGAAATACAAATACGGCGTGTCGTCGTCGTCGATGAAGAGGTGCCCGTCGATGGTCGAATAACCCGGGTCAAACCACGGCGTGCGCAGATCGCGGTAAGGGCCCTCGGGATGGTCACTCACGGCCAACCCCATCAGCATGCGCATCGGCGCAACTCCGCGGAGCGTGCCGCTGTAGGTCAGATAAAACTTCCCCCGCCACGCACAGACTTCCGGGGCCCACAACCGGCCATCCACCCAGGAATCCGGCTGGCGCCGCCACAACCATCCCGTCTCGGTCCAATCGACAAGATTGGCCGATCGGTAACCGCGAAATCCCGCTTCGGGATCGGTGGTGCCGGTCAGATAATAGTTGCCCGCATGCTGCCACGCAAACGGATCACCCATCACGATGGGCTTCGCTCCGACCGGGTTGACGTAGGTGCGGGAGGTCAGCGCCATTGGAAGGCGAAATACATGCAGGTGCCGTCGCCCGTGTTGCGGATGCCATGCGGCACCATCGCGTCGAGAAACACCAGTTCACCGGTCTTCAAGGCATAGGGTTCGCCGTTGATGAGTTCCTCGGCTTCGCCGTGAATCATGAGAATGATTTCCTCCGCCGTGTGCGTGTGCGGCGGATGGCTGGTGATGCCGCGATTGAGCGTCGTCACATGCATTTCAAAATTGGAGGTCATCGCCGTCGGGCGATCGAAGTAACTGCGCAATCCGCCGCGATCATGCGGTTGAAATTCCAGCGCCCCGAAATCGACCACCAACGAACCACCGCCCTCTCCGCCGCGCGCCCGATTCACCGGCGCCTTGGACTGGTAACGCAGGCGATAAACCGTGCCCGACTCGTCGCCGTGATTCGTCAACCTGCAGGCATCGCCGGGCATGACCAACACAATGCTACCCGGACCCACCACCCGCTCCGCGTCGTCGCCCAACTCCACCAAAAACTCGCCCCGTTGCACCAGCCAAAGAGACTCTTGGTTCGTCGTTCCCGGCATGGTTTGGCCAGCCGCCACCGTCACCAAATCCATTTCCACGGAAGCCAGCAGCGTGGATTCACCCTGGAAGAGGCGCTCTTCGCCGGCGGACCACGCCGCGACGGGAGCATATTTGATTGATGCGACGGGCGCGGCGGTCAGCGCCGTGCAACCCAAACCAGTGCAGAGAGCCCAAAATGGAAGTCGGGGTAAGCGATACATGATTGTCAGCGACCATTCACCGCCGATCGGTGAGATGCAACGTCCGGGCTTCCAACCGTTAATCTTCCCTCACTTCGCGCCGACCCCCCACCGGA is from Synoicihabitans lomoniglobus and encodes:
- a CDS encoding glycoside hydrolase family 43 protein — its product is MALTSRTYVNPVGAKPIVMGDPFAWQHAGNYYLTGTTDPEAGFRGYRSANLVDWTETGWLWRRQPDSWVDGRLWAPEVCAWRGKFYLTYSGTLRGVAPMRMLMGLAVSDHPEGPYRDLRTPWFDPGYSTIDGHLFIDDDDTPYLYFSRNGSRDGYDYGILYGVRLSEDLLTPVGEPIRLMEADQPWETEIRDWNRCNEGAAVIRVGSHYAMTYSANHYMHASYGIGAATAPHPLGPWTKDPANPIVSSDPAVGASGPGHNSIVWSPDRSERFMVYHAHADPTQPSDRRVVYIDRLDSDPDTGRLSLRGPTRSPQAWPRGVGGEVSAG
- a CDS encoding cupin domain-containing protein; protein product: MYRLPRLPFWALCTGLGCTALTAAPVASIKYAPVAAWSAGEERLFQGESTLLASVEMDLVTVAAGQTMPGTTNQESLWLVQRGEFLVELGDDAERVVGPGSIVLVMPGDACRLTNHGDESGTVYRLRYQSKAPVNRARGGEGGGSLVVDFGALEFQPHDRGGLRSYFDRPTAMTSNFEMHVTTLNRGITSHPPHTHTAEEIILMIHGEAEELINGEPYALKTGELVFLDAMVPHGIRNTGDGTCMYFAFQWR
- a CDS encoding RNA polymerase sigma factor, translated to MILTETTSDADLVAATLAGDRAAFGRIVERYQRLLCSLAYSAVGSLSESEDIAQEAFVEAWQQLRGLRDPEKLRSWLCGILRHKVGRSRRRAHQEPVNHAVDPELADQIPSAETSAPDHTIHAEEQAILWHALERVPARYREPLVLYYREHRSIEHVAVELDLSEDNVKQRLSRGRKMLKDQALAFVEGALSRSTPGKVFTIGVLASLPVLAPPAKAAGIGAAAAAATKGVGSVAKTTLLAAVLASVSGFIASVMTLRMNLDQARTPAERRTVVRMTVVLLGSAVTFMLLVLGGAMGMRAYPQHVGWAVPLHHAGVVSFAVVWTVLIGRMLRQQRELRSAERVRDREAFADPRDQVGSAASEYRSKRKFLGVPLVHIRFGAADVGQPPVFGWVAGGDRAIGLLFAWGGWAVGCFSGGAVSFGLVSFGAVSFGVIGLGAVAFGGIALGAVSVGYHAVASISATAWLSAQSAILAISRFIAVGKVAIAPHANDESALAMLANPHAERDGLIFCIVMVTLALVPTAIYARAVRRRMKLTRPR